In Calliopsis andreniformis isolate RMS-2024a chromosome 6, iyCalAndr_principal, whole genome shotgun sequence, a single genomic region encodes these proteins:
- the Plekhm1 gene encoding pleckstrin homology and RUN domain containing M1, giving the protein MNSFLKTMNSLTNKRNALIRESLQKQLNTSVMEMQGAQGVIEESTVGNCDESMTLCSVLEAVFLHGLKDSLLNRVTEVLSGPDLDAMPQPSFWGPLLVFSHRQMIDQIQGFSQLTTEVGYCRAWIRLALNEGLLASYFCAIRRDNSALKPYYNRSAFIRDTDFVEVAERLIESLEYIQFELACNSSLLNFWSNTPLLLAGIWSPPMKSCPVFSAVDIAKTITTELTDGDNFDDIETASSIGSLGSFNSSQSALNNISSITEDEALKIILAGNNKKTNNIGKEYFARNSRDTPPLKEEEQEEETQEEQTMQEVKEEENKISNTTSPNHDVQTNTLPDIENSVIENIVQNHETSHDTSGTTVGNSLIRRLGWSTSFEDCESSLTSSVISHDSGTDAPCTPGDGPTYDSIIQSYHTAGNVPVSEKSVQEFLKKYPVKQTSTDTTKTHPENNTENKVEINFDEQLGKLPREKGLDIQNYGCFECGHAIGMTFSKAHVCSYSGNYYCSKCMSQNEYIIPSRVIHNWDLKSYPVCNKAGEYLQNCPTLLDFKTLNPRIYMAVDTMAQLQSLRIQLNLLRAYLFTCREPIIESLQKAVTPRDYLYEHVHQYSVSDLFDIFNGTLAQQLQKVIEFARSHVINCWLCSQKGFICEICNNPKVIYPFDMESTYRCGACNAVFHAKCLNANKPCPKCERRRKRMDLPLLDVGCTELSVDGAPASSDNTNQ; this is encoded by the exons ATGAACTCCTTTTTGAAGACGATGAACTCCCTGACAAACAAGAGGAATGCACTGATCAGGGAGTCGTTGCAAAAGCAACTGAATACCAGTGTAATGGAAATGCAAGGAGCACAGGGTGTGATAGAGGAGAGTACAGTTGGCAATTGCGACGAAAGCATGACTCTTTGCTCCGTTTTGGAAGCTGTTTTCTTACACGGGTTGAAAGACAGCCTTTTAAATCGAGTAACAGAAGTTCTAAGTGGTCCAGATTTAGATGCCATGCCGCAACCAAGCTTCTGGGGTCCACTACTTGTGTTCTCACATCGGCAAATGATAGATCAAATACAAGGATTCAGTCAACTAACTACAGAAGTTGGATATTGCAGAGCTTGGATACGATTAGCTTTAAACGAAGGTCTTTTAGCTAGTTATTTTTGCGCCATAAGAAGAGATAATTCAGCTTTGAAGCCATATTATAATCGTTCTGCATTCATTAGAGATACAGATTTTGTGGAAGTCGCAGAAAGATTGATAGAGAGCTTAGAATACATTCAATTTGAACTTGCATGTAATAGCAGCTTGTTGAATTTTTGGTCAAATACGCCTCTATTATTAGCAGGTATATGGTCGCCACCAATGAAATCTTGTCCTGTATTCAGTGCAGTAGACATTGCGAAAACAATAACCACAGAATTAACGGATGGTGACAATTTTGATGACATTGAGACAGCTAGTTCTATTGGCAGTTTAGGTTCTTTCAACTCGTCACAGTCTGCTCTTAATAATATATCTAGTATTACAGAAGATGAAgctttaaaaattatattagcTGGTAACAATAAGAAGACAAATAATATTGGTAAAGAATACTTTGCCAGAAATTCAAGAGATACTCCACCTTTGAAAGAAGAAGAGCAAGAAGAAGAAACACAAGAAGAACAGACTATGCAAGAAgtgaaagaagaagaaaacaagATTTCAAATACTACTAGTCCCAACCATGATGTTCAAACTAACACGTTACCTGATATAGAAAATTCAGTTATTGAAAATATTGTACAGAATCATGAAACTTCACATGATACTTCTGGTACTACAGTAGGAAATTCTTTAATTAGAAGATTGGGATGGTCGACTTCCTTCGAAGACTGTGAGTCTTCTTTAACTTCATCTGTAATTTCTCATGACTCTGGAACAGATGCACCTTGTACACCAGGTGATGGACCTACTTATGATTCAATTATTCAAAGTTACCATACTGCTGGGAATGTACCAGTATCAGAAAAATCTGttcaagaatttttaaaaaagtatCCTGTAAAACAAACATCTACTGATACAACGAAGACACACCCAGAGAATAATACAGAAAATAAG GTTGAAATAAACTTTGATGAACAATTGGGGAAACTTCCCAGGGAAAAAGGTCTGGATATACAAAATTATGGTTGCTTTGAATGTGGTCATGCAATTGGTATGACTTTTTCTAAAGCACACGTTTGTTCTTACTCAGGCAATTATTATTGCTCAAAGTGTATGTCACAAAACGAATATATTATCCCATCAAGAGTAATTCATAATTGGGATTTAAAATCTTATCCAGTTTGCAATAAGGCAGGGGAATATTTACAAAATTGTCCAACATTGTTGGATTTTAAAACCTTGAATCCACGTATTTATATGGCTGTAGATACGATGGCTCAATTACAGTCATTAAGGATTCAATTAAATCTACTGAGGGCTTATTTGTTCACCTGTCGTGAGCCTATAATTGAATCTTTACAAAAAGCAGTTACACCTAGGGACTATTTGTATGAACATGTTCATCAATATTCTGTTTCTGACCTTTTTGATATATTTAATGGAACCCTTGCGCAACAATTACAAAAAGTAATAGAATTTGCTAGGAGTCATGTTATAAATTGTTGGCTTTGTAGTCAAAAGGGTTTTATATGTGAAATTTGCAATAATCCAAAAGTTATTTATCCTTTTGATATGGAATCTACATATAGA TGTGGGGCCTGTAATGCGGTGTTTCATGCTAAATGTTTGAATGCTAATAAACCATGTCCGAAATGTGAACGCAGACGTAAACGAATGGACCTTCCATTGTTAGATGTGGGTTGTACAGAATTATCAGTGGATGGTGCACCGGCATCTTCAGATAATACAAATCa GTAA